One window of the Gavia stellata isolate bGavSte3 chromosome 9, bGavSte3.hap2, whole genome shotgun sequence genome contains the following:
- the UBE2D1 gene encoding ubiquitin-conjugating enzyme E2 D1 isoform X1, with protein sequence MALKRIQKELSDLQRDPPAHCSAGPVGDDLFHWQATIMGPPDSAYQGGVFFLTVHFPTDYPFKPPKIAFTTKIYHPNINSNGSICLDILRSQWSPALTVSKVLLSICSLLCDPNPDDPLVPDIAQIYKSDKEKYNRHAREWTQKYAM encoded by the exons ATGGCGCTGAAGCGGATACAGAAA GAACTAAGTGATCTGCAGCGAGACCCACCGGCCCACTGTTCTGCTGGACCTGTTGGAGATGACT tgttCCATTGGCAAGCAACAATTATGGGACCT cctgaTAGTGCATATCAAGGGGGAGTATTTTTTCTCACAGTACACTTTCCAACAGACTATCCTTTCAAACCACCAAAG attGCTTTTACAACAAAAATATACCACCCAAACATAAACAGTAATGGGAGTATTTGTCTTGATATCCTGAGATCGCAATGGTCACCGGCTCTGACTGTATCTAAAG ttttattgtCCATATGCTCCTTACTTTGTGATCCTAATCCAGATGATCCTTTAGTACCGGATATTGCACAGATCTACAAGTCAGACAAGGAAAA